Proteins encoded together in one Gemmatimonadetes bacterium T265 window:
- a CDS encoding putative phosphatidylinositol synthase PgsA, giving the protein MHQLWERIKTVYLRIIDPLAAWLVRRRVGPNTITTIGTLTYVVGGVIYACGHIRTAGWWLGLTAVFDVLDGKVARASGRTTVFGAFYDSTLDRVADGAVLGGLAVFFARNSTLQEIPHWAGTPMVTVTLFGIVGTFLTSYTRARAESLGLNAKVGLMQRPERVVLLSAPQAFFGLALDGYVLMGIVTLLSVTAWMTAVQRVAYVHRVTRAIDVPAADASAGGVALPAVLASAPRGPGHRP; this is encoded by the coding sequence ATGCACCAGCTCTGGGAGCGGATCAAAACCGTTTATCTGCGGATCATTGATCCACTCGCGGCCTGGCTCGTGCGCCGTCGCGTCGGACCGAACACGATCACGACGATCGGGACGCTGACGTACGTCGTCGGCGGCGTCATCTACGCGTGCGGGCACATCCGCACCGCGGGGTGGTGGCTTGGCCTCACGGCGGTGTTCGACGTCCTCGACGGCAAAGTCGCGCGCGCGAGCGGGCGCACGACGGTCTTCGGCGCGTTCTACGACTCGACGCTCGACCGCGTCGCCGACGGCGCGGTCCTCGGCGGGCTCGCCGTGTTCTTTGCGCGGAACAGCACGCTTCAGGAGATTCCGCACTGGGCGGGCACGCCGATGGTCACCGTGACGCTGTTCGGCATCGTGGGTACGTTCCTCACGTCGTACACGCGCGCCCGCGCGGAGTCGCTCGGCCTCAACGCGAAGGTCGGGCTCATGCAGCGTCCGGAGCGCGTCGTGCTCCTCTCGGCGCCGCAGGCGTTCTTCGGGCTTGCGCTGGACGGCTACGTCCTCATGGGCATCGTCACACTCCTCAGCGTGACCGCCTGGATGACGGCCGTGCAGCGCGTCGCGTACGTTCATCGCGTCACGCGCGCGATCGACGTCCCGGCCGCGGACGCGAGCGCGGGCGGGGTCGCGCTGCCCGCGGTGCTCGCGTCCGCGCCCCGGGGGCCGGGGCACCGTCCCTGA
- a CDS encoding myo-inositol-1-phosphate synthase — protein sequence MTAQYSDMPATPITPATGKLGVLTPGLGAVATTFMAGVESIRRGRSAPIGSLTQMATIRLGKRTDGRAPLIKDFVPLAGLDDLVFGAWDPIPDDAYTAAKKAGVLEERDLEPIKDFLSAIKPMPAAFANRYVTRINGTNVKPGTKREQAEALREDIRRFKEENGCDRVVVVWCASTEIFIRPGPQHANVYAFEAALDADDEAIAPSMLYAYAAIMEGCAFANGAPNLTADIPALLDLAQDKGVAVSGKDFKTGQTWMKTVIAPGLKARMLGLAGWYSTNILGNRDGEVLDDPASFKTKEESKLSVLHNILQPDKYPALYKDFSHVVRINYYPPRGDNKEGWDNIDIVGWMGYPMQIKVNFLCRDSILAAPLVLDLALFSDLAQRAGMKGIQEWLSFYYKSPMTAPGLYPEHDLFIQQTKLKNTLRHLMGEEPITHLGLEYYADAYAEQD from the coding sequence ATGACTGCTCAATACTCCGACATGCCCGCGACGCCGATCACCCCCGCGACCGGGAAGCTCGGCGTCCTCACCCCGGGGCTCGGCGCCGTCGCGACGACGTTCATGGCCGGGGTCGAAAGCATTCGCCGCGGCCGCTCCGCGCCGATCGGCTCGCTCACGCAGATGGCGACGATCCGCCTCGGCAAGCGCACCGACGGGCGTGCGCCGCTCATCAAGGATTTCGTCCCGCTCGCGGGCCTCGACGACCTCGTCTTCGGCGCGTGGGATCCCATCCCCGACGACGCGTACACCGCCGCGAAGAAGGCCGGCGTGCTCGAGGAGCGCGACCTCGAGCCAATCAAGGATTTCCTGAGCGCGATCAAGCCGATGCCGGCCGCGTTCGCGAACCGGTACGTCACGCGCATCAACGGCACAAACGTCAAGCCGGGGACGAAGCGCGAGCAGGCCGAGGCGCTGCGCGAGGACATCCGCCGCTTCAAGGAGGAGAACGGCTGCGACCGCGTCGTCGTCGTCTGGTGCGCGTCGACCGAGATCTTCATCCGCCCGGGGCCGCAGCACGCGAACGTGTACGCGTTCGAGGCCGCCCTCGACGCCGACGACGAGGCGATCGCCCCGTCGATGCTCTACGCCTACGCGGCGATCATGGAGGGCTGCGCGTTCGCGAACGGCGCGCCCAACCTCACGGCCGACATCCCGGCGCTGCTCGACCTCGCGCAGGACAAGGGCGTCGCGGTCTCGGGCAAGGACTTCAAGACGGGCCAGACGTGGATGAAGACCGTCATCGCGCCGGGGCTCAAGGCGCGCATGCTCGGCCTCGCCGGCTGGTACTCGACGAACATCCTCGGCAATCGCGACGGCGAGGTGCTCGACGACCCGGCGTCGTTCAAGACGAAGGAGGAGTCGAAGCTGTCGGTGCTGCACAACATCCTGCAGCCCGACAAGTACCCCGCGCTGTACAAGGACTTCAGCCACGTCGTGCGGATCAACTACTACCCGCCGCGCGGCGACAACAAGGAAGGCTGGGACAACATCGACATCGTCGGGTGGATGGGCTACCCGATGCAGATCAAGGTGAACTTCCTCTGCCGCGACTCGATCCTCGCGGCGCCGCTGGTGCTCGACCTCGCGCTGTTCAGCGACCTCGCGCAGCGCGCCGGGATGAAGGGGATCCAGGAGTGGCTCTCGTTCTACTACAAGAGCCCGATGACCGCGCCGGGGCTCTACCCGGAGCACGACCTGTTCATCCAGCAGACGAAGCTGAAGAACACGCTGCGCCACCTCATGGGCGAGGAGCCGATCACGCACCTCGGCCTCGAGTACTATGCCGACGCGTACGCCGAGCAGGACTGA
- a CDS encoding pyruvate dehydrogenase — protein sequence MATRTAARTRAAPRRDAAAAAARPADAPPSAALSRAQLLELYYWMRLTRTLEERLVALYRQTKVVGGLFRSLGQEADAVGSCFALERRDVMSPLIRNLGAMLVKGATPVEVLKQYMAKADSPTRGRELNIHFGDVGDPATTRGFVGQISPLGDMVPVMAGVTLSFKLRGEDRVGLVYVGDGATSTGAFHEGINFAAVQGCPLVVVVENNGYAYSTPTSKQTRAERFVDKAAGYGAPGERADGNDVLAVYDVTKRAVDRARAGGGVTLVELVTYRRKGHAEHDNQSYVPAGEIERWAAENDPIDRYAARLTGEFGFAQDELDATDARVRDEVDAATDVAEASPFPEPLDCLTGVYADPASAQPLWFREGILNAVERNERAEGWGTYRASEVTRTEAKIAGGND from the coding sequence GTGGCGACCCGGACGGCCGCCCGGACGCGCGCGGCGCCGCGCCGCGACGCCGCGGCGGCCGCGGCCCGGCCGGCGGACGCGCCGCCGTCGGCCGCGCTGTCGCGCGCGCAGCTGCTCGAGCTCTACTACTGGATGCGCCTCACGCGCACGCTCGAGGAGCGTCTCGTCGCGCTCTACCGCCAAACCAAGGTCGTCGGCGGGCTGTTCCGATCGTTGGGCCAGGAAGCCGACGCGGTCGGCAGCTGCTTCGCGCTCGAGCGCCGCGACGTCATGTCGCCGCTCATCCGCAACCTCGGCGCGATGCTCGTCAAGGGCGCCACGCCGGTCGAGGTGCTCAAGCAGTACATGGCCAAGGCCGACTCGCCGACCCGCGGGCGCGAGCTGAACATCCACTTCGGCGACGTCGGCGACCCGGCGACGACGCGCGGGTTCGTGGGGCAGATCTCACCGCTCGGCGACATGGTGCCGGTCATGGCCGGCGTCACGCTCTCGTTCAAGCTGCGCGGCGAGGACCGCGTCGGGCTGGTCTACGTCGGCGACGGCGCAACGTCCACCGGCGCGTTCCACGAGGGGATCAACTTCGCCGCGGTGCAGGGCTGCCCGCTCGTCGTCGTCGTCGAGAACAACGGCTACGCGTATTCGACGCCGACCAGCAAGCAGACACGCGCCGAGCGCTTCGTCGACAAGGCCGCGGGCTACGGCGCCCCCGGCGAACGCGCCGACGGCAACGACGTGCTCGCGGTCTACGACGTGACGAAGCGCGCCGTCGACCGCGCGCGCGCTGGTGGCGGCGTCACGCTCGTCGAGCTGGTCACCTACCGGCGGAAGGGCCACGCCGAGCACGACAACCAGAGCTACGTTCCGGCGGGGGAGATCGAGCGGTGGGCCGCGGAGAACGACCCGATCGACAGGTACGCGGCGCGCCTCACGGGCGAGTTCGGCTTCGCGCAGGACGAACTCGACGCGACCGACGCGCGCGTGCGCGACGAGGTGGACGCGGCGACCGACGTCGCGGAGGCGTCACCCTTCCCGGAGCCGCTCGACTGCCTCACGGGCGTCTACGCCGACCCGGCGTCCGCGCAGCCACTCTGGTTCCGTGAGGGGATCCTGAACGCCGTCGAGCGGAACGAGCGCGCGGAGGGGTGGGGCACGTACCGCGCCTCCGAGGTCACGCGCACGGAGGCGAAGATCGCCGGGGGTAACGACTGA
- a CDS encoding 2-oxoisovalerate dehydrogenase subunit beta — protein MSAVATEITYLEAIRQALFEEMARDANVFCLGEDIGAYGGAFKVTDGLLARFGESRVIDTPISETGIVGAAAGAAHMGMRPVVEMQFIDFIANAYDILTNYVATARYRAFLPCPMVVRGPSGGYVRGGPFHSQNPEAGFVHTPGLKVVYPATAEDAKGLMKAAIRDDDCVLFFEHKYLYRRVKAVMPEGDHVVPIGKARVAREGTDLSIVTYAATVWKALDAAEQLAREDGLSVEVLDLRTLAPLDDAAIEATVKKTNRVLVVHEDTRTGGLAGEITARISETCFEWLDAPVLRVTAHDVPLPYAPALEDFVLPQTADLVRAARRLAAY, from the coding sequence ATGAGCGCCGTCGCCACCGAAATTACCTACCTCGAGGCGATCCGCCAGGCACTCTTCGAGGAGATGGCCCGCGACGCCAACGTCTTCTGCCTCGGCGAAGACATCGGCGCCTACGGCGGTGCGTTCAAGGTCACCGACGGGCTGCTCGCGCGCTTCGGCGAATCGCGCGTGATCGACACCCCCATCTCGGAGACCGGCATCGTCGGCGCGGCCGCGGGCGCGGCGCACATGGGGATGCGGCCGGTCGTCGAGATGCAGTTCATCGACTTCATCGCGAACGCGTACGACATCCTCACCAACTACGTCGCGACGGCGCGCTACCGCGCCTTCCTCCCGTGTCCGATGGTCGTCCGCGGCCCGAGCGGCGGGTACGTGCGCGGCGGACCGTTCCACTCGCAGAACCCCGAAGCGGGGTTCGTGCACACGCCCGGGCTCAAGGTCGTCTACCCCGCGACCGCCGAGGACGCGAAGGGGCTCATGAAGGCCGCGATCCGCGACGACGACTGCGTGCTCTTCTTCGAGCACAAGTACCTGTACCGCCGCGTGAAGGCGGTGATGCCCGAGGGAGACCACGTCGTGCCGATCGGCAAGGCGCGCGTCGCCCGCGAAGGGACGGACCTGTCGATCGTCACGTACGCGGCGACCGTCTGGAAGGCGCTCGACGCCGCGGAGCAGCTCGCGCGCGAGGACGGGCTCTCGGTCGAGGTGCTCGACCTGCGCACGCTCGCGCCGCTCGACGACGCGGCGATCGAGGCGACCGTGAAGAAGACGAATCGCGTGCTCGTCGTGCACGAGGACACGCGGACGGGCGGGCTCGCGGGGGAGATCACGGCGCGCATCAGCGAGACGTGCTTCGAGTGGCTCGACGCGCCCGTGCTGCGCGTGACGGCGCACGACGTGCCGCTGCCGTACGCGCCGGCGCTCGAGGACTTCGTGCTGCCGCAGACGGCCGACCTCGTGCGGGCCGCGCGCCGGCTCGCCGCGTACTGA